In one window of Mytilus trossulus isolate FHL-02 chromosome 7, PNRI_Mtr1.1.1.hap1, whole genome shotgun sequence DNA:
- the LOC134724784 gene encoding zinc finger protein Xfin-like: MITMNNLGIKKFSCDKCGKLFHQECTLTIHRRSHNAGKKFVCHVCGKSFTLKSVMLKHAMSHMMENIGIMYKGKNSYKNRQNAMSDSGKKKFYQCTNCPKKFRNQESLESHEDKKQWNLSTPDNKLNNSTDFQNNKDDSSDDSSQDLYIEKESYTYIISDNSLDSHSDEIEPTTFIISDNSLDSHSEEKKPTSFLIQTSDESSSSNSDEPILTNLDFNCVLCGKSFKTVPSFIHHVNTHQPSYNDKDSTIEQKAKDSSQEDPSSPDNKIKTSVDSSQIQGTRNEISNRDAVETSKKIAKQNTDDALLETDSKFKKSKDVGSKKNKTSNRIKLPSLLNNIDTVEKQFHSAGSDKLVEGMKQRVKNQLEAAKSDELAEEDDGMNKTLANHFITVKSNEYEVKDEGMKKTLVNHFKFVEVEELAEGRNRTAENQFEAATSDELPVKDDGTKVREKVKTIFICRCCNKKFASRHFVKEHLNMYFEMTANSVDIEHKQFIDQLNKDTEFDRVVDKFIYSISTGKLKSITQDLKKSEEKQIIYQCAKCHKSFQKQHQIIDHIKDCEPKPQNTDNFKCQDCIRSFMTAMMLKKHILLCHNRSRESRKQETEKKSVKDPIYTEKTKEPEETSITQDWKKSDENLIIYHCTKCQKKFREKQHIITHLKDCKGNFKCQDCIGSFMTAMMLKKHILLCHNRSQESMKRETEKKSVENPITEKLKEPAEDEVRIGNDTQKEEKKLIENIIPKVKKLTEVTTGKETPKYEKNSKGNIIRKKTVNRKKKSEKKNTNNPGNKIEMTCERCKKICDSMTEYMDHIETSHNSKPNKVSSDAEFICAHCKMSFDSQAKLFSHLKGHKESNRQQSTFEKYKDKMTHNSDTGQWICGICQKSLSNKTNLLRHISLHDKDLNESHICPFCNRTFNHHRYLMHHINYMHNGVKKEECLICHAKFTKKASLQRHMELHTGESLQKKILKCEECGKRFRCSKDLMNHRRIHTGERPFPCDLCPYRAINLWNLKRHLLTHENRRKRKRSKIDAIDEDSQEENNIERKIKMRITHGRSYLMEAENTISE; the protein is encoded by the coding sequence ATGATCACTATGAATAACCTAGGAATCAAAAAGTTTTCTTGTGACAAATGTGGTAAATTATTTCACCAGGAATGCACACTTACAATACATCGAAGATCACACAATGCAGGAAAAAAGTTTGTGTGCCATGTGTGTGGGAAATCCTTCACTTTAAAGTCAGTAATGTTAAAACATGCCATGTCTCATATGATGGAAAATATcggtataatgtataaaggaaAGAATTCTTATAAGAATCGTCAAAATGCCATGTCTGACTCaggaaaaaagaaattttatcagTGTACCAACTGTCCAAAAAAATTTAGAAACCAGGAAAGTCTTGAGAGTCATGAAGATAAGAAACAGTGGAATTTATCTACACCTGATAACAAACTTAACAATTCTacagattttcaaaataataaggaTGACAGTTCAGATGATAGTTCACAAGATctatatatagaaaaagaatCTTACACATATATAATAAGTGACAATTCACTTGATAGCCATTCAGATGAAATAGAACCAACAACTTTTATTATTAGTGACAATTCACTTGATAGCCATTCAGAAGAAAAGAAACCAACATCTTTTCTTATTCAGACATCTGATGAAAGCTCTAGCTCAAATTCAGATGAACCCATCTTAACGAACTTGGATTTTAACTGTGTTTTATGTGGAAAATCATTCAAAACTGTTCCTTCTTTTATTCACCATGTTAACACCCATCAGCCTTCATACAATGATAAAGACAGTACAATAGAACAGAAAGCAAAAGACAGTTCTCAAGAAGATCCTTCTTCACCAGATAATAAGATTAAGACATCTGTAGACTCATCACAAATACAGGGAACCAGGAACGAAATTTCCAACAGGGATGCAGTAGAAACCAGCAAGAAAATTGCTAAACAGAATACAGATGACGCCCTGTTAGAAACTGATAGcaaattcaaaaaatcaaaagatgttggtagtaaaaaaaataaaaccagcAATAGAATCAAGCTTCCTTCCCTTTTAAACAATATTGATACAGTGGAAAAACAATTTCACTCTGCGGGGTCAGATAAATTAGTTGAGGGAATGAAACAGAGGGTGAAAAATCAATTAGAAGCTGCGAAGTCAGATGAATTAGCTGAAGAAGATGACGGAATGAATAAGACACTGGCAAATCATTTCATAACTGTCAAGTCAAATGAATATGAGGTGAAAGATGAAGGGATGAAAAAGACACttgtaaatcatttcaaatttgttGAGGTGGAAGAATTAGCTGAGGGAAGGAATCGAACAGCAGAAAATCAATTTGAAGCTGCCACGTCAGATGAATTACCTGTTAAGGATGATGGGACAAAAGTCCGGGAAAAGGTTAAAACCATATTTATTTGCAGATGTTGTAATAAGAAGTTTGCTAGCAGACATTTTGTCAAGGAACATTTGaacatgtattttgaaatgaCAGCTAACAGTGTTGATATAGAACATAAACAATTCATCGATCAATTAAATAAAGATACTGAGTTTGACAGGGTCGTTGATAAATTTATTTACTCTATTTCTACAGGGAAGTTAAAAAGTATTACTCAGGACTTGAAGAAATCTGAAGAAAAGcaaattatttatcaatgtgcaaaatgtcacaaaagttttcaaaaacaaCATCAAATCATTGATCATATAAAGGATTGTGAACCAAAACCCCAAAATACTGACAATTTCAAATGTCAAGACTGTATTAGAAGTTTTATGACGGCCATGATGCTGAAGAAACATATACTGTTGTGTCACAATCGTTCTCGAGAATCAAGGAAACAGGAAACAGAAAAGAAATCTGTGAAAGACCCAATTTacacagaaaaaacaaaagaaccAGAAGAAACAAGTATTACTCAAGACTGGAAGAAATCTGATGaaaacttaattatttatcattgtACAAAATGTCAGAAAAAATTTCGAGAAAAACAACATATCATTACTCATTTAAAGGATTGTAAGGGAAATTTCAAATGTCAAGACTGTATTGGAAGTTTTATGACGGCCATGATGCTGAAGAAACATATCCTGTTGTGTCACAATCGTTCACAAGAATCAATGAAACGGGAAACAGAAAAGAAATCTGTGGAAAACCCCATTACAGAAAAACTAAAAGAACCAGCAGAAGATGAGGTCAGAATCGGGAATGAcacacaaaaagaagaaaagaaactGATTGAGAACATAATACCAAAGGTTAAGAAATTAACAGAGGTCACAACTGGAAAGGAAACTccgaaatatgaaaaaaattcaaagggAAACATAATCAGAAAGAAAACGGTGAAtcgaaaaaagaaatctgaGAAGAAGAACACCAACAATCcaggaaataaaattgaaatgacttgcgaaagatgtaaaaaaatttgTGATTCTATGACAGAATATATGGATCACATAGAAACAAGTCATAATTCTAAGCCTAACAAAGTTAGTTCTGATGCTGAATTTATTTGTGCACATTGCAAAATGAGTTTTGATTCTCAGGCAAAGCTGTTTTCACATCTTAAAGGTCACAAAGAGTCGAATAGACAGCAGAGTACCtttgaaaaatacaaagataaaaTGACACACAATAGCGACACTGGACAATGGATATGTGGAATTTGTCAAAAGTCtttatcaaacaaaacaaatttattaagaCACATTTCATTACATGATAAAGATCTTAACGAATCACATATATGTCCTTTCTGTAATCGTACATTTAACCACCATCGATATCTAATGCATCACATTAACTATATGCATAATGGAGTTAAAAAAGAAGAATGTCTCATTTGCCATgccaaatttacaaaaaaggcAAGTCTTCAACGTCATATGGAACTCCATACGGGAGAATCACTTCagaaaaagattttgaaatgcGAAGAATGTGGAAAAAGATTTAGATGTAGTAAAGATTTGATGAACCACAGAAGAATACACACGGGTGAAAGGCCTTTCCCGTGTGATCTATGTCCTTATAGAGCAATCAACTTATGGAATTTGAAGCGACACTTACTGACACACGAAAATAGAAGGAAgagaaaaagaagtaaaatagaTGCTATTGATGAAGACTCCCAAGAGGAAAACAATATAGAAAGAAAGATTAAAATGAGAATTACACATGGCAGAAGTTATCTTATGGAAGCAGAAAACACCATAAGTGAATAA
- the LOC134724785 gene encoding zinc finger protein 271-like, which translates to MELDVNSDNTTLSNSAIQNVLSNPEVLQQLMMSQAGCPSSEIQGIKIGDRILPVRVCDRDGQKIMQIVLPESPKKDSFKEEPQLLDDTVNLDMQNSANDSSQIMQTIDTYMENINFSNPSLQVLPMQTESVQGSGLEFIQNTQEYEGMLPSTSEFNNQNYYNTSGSIMTEGHMYTDINDSKIDPELLSSFQNSLAQSSESEFVAGGQSGDCIPSHGIVTSSQEQTTEYLHTRDIVATAFEESGLLQATANVINAVKNHYHEEKPKKRRKIFEREQTQPLIVSKNARSSKVLYACNYGNCQRKFTNKVGLDIHLYTHTGLKPVTCKLCEKSFLNSKLFDKHKCKYSRPLQEMKGMRFECDICQKSFGNIGTLFVHKRGHKGIKPYTCGLCSKTFTLKPSMYKHVKSHGSDVRYKCQTCEEMFRSPWHLEEHLMSHLNEKKVYNCSQCTKVYTNYPNYWRHVKSHSIKGKTRERDLLKSKILTTPENISGEGLKCNVCMKSFTSVVGFQQHIQLHGPKRYQCTECKKRFVSRDYLQNHLQWYIAKFALGQTVAGHIKVIEKYRESNDLDIDDFLEMIESDEDNNSIYNNEGDPQGEETSKTYLCDMCGNYFFTERALTRHIKFHNDIPYKCSYCDKKFSFRANLMRHELTHTDTKEYECNLCDKSFTQKSRLEDHIKSHSAIRPYPCNLCNKKFSRISNLRRHKQLHSVEKKYECPECKRRFVCPRYLKEHVINVHTSMGRRKRECPICKVMLSGNSNLNRHLNLHYGTNDQNKKLECEICHKRFEFNSDMEIHLRSHTGEKPFYCETCSKSFMSMSNLRRHQTTHVQSKSHVCEICGKAFKIERYLIDHRKIHTNPCKVTCEICNMSFSSNTNMKRHKLIHSGEKPYICDICNKAFRSKPDVERHRGIHFKEKSEQCHICSKKFKHKELLRRHLGKHERGVPTCDVCGKQFPTNYKLHRHQQTHQDNFICNVCETTFKTSLQLQKHVETHDIAEMRKLLLNMGSMKNTGNSPVKDSKPTMRIKQTGTVKTEPNAANSKKKLTVQPVSMTNLPLLAPNVNSAVTPIITVSQIPISGALTNVISIKDISQINMN; encoded by the coding sequence ATGGAGCTAGATGTGAATTCAGATAACACCACCTTGTCCAACAGTGCCATTCAAAATGTCTTATCCAATCCAGAAGTTCTACAACAGCTGATGATGTCACAGGCTGGTTGTCCTTCATCAGAGATTCAAGGAATTAAAATCGGAGACCGAATATTGCCGGTAAGAGTATGTGACCGCGATGGTCAAAAGATCATGCAGATAGTTTTACCGGAGTCGCCAAAAAAGGACTCGTTTAAAGAAGAACCGCAGTTATTGGATGATACGGTTAACTTAGACATGCAAAACTCCGCCAATGATTCTAGTCAGATAATGCAAACAATTGATACTTATAtggaaaatattaattttagtaaTCCATCATTGCAAGTTCTGCCAATGCAAACTGAGTCTGTTCAGGGAAGCGGCTTAGAATTTATTCAAAACACGCAGGAATATGAAGGAATGTTACCATCTACATCAGAATTTAATAACCAAAATTATTACAACACTTCAGGTTCAATTATGACTGAAGGGCACATGTACACAGATATTAATGATAGTAAAATCGATCCTGAGCTGCTAAGCTCCTTTCAGAACTCTTTAGCACAATCTAGTGAGAGTGAATTTGTAGCAGGCGGTCAGTCAGGAGATTGTATTCCAAGTCATGGTATAGTTACTTCTTCACAAGAGCAGACAACTGAGTATCTTCACACTCGTGATATTGTAGCTACCGCCTTTGAAGAATCCGGTCTACTTCAAGCCACAGCTAATGTTATAAATGCTGTTAAAAATCATTACCACGAGGAGAAACCTAAAAAGAGGaggaaaatatttgaaagggaACAGACACAACCTTTAATTGTATCCAAAAATGCAAGATcatcaaaagttttgtatgcatGCAATTATGGCAACTGCCAACGTAAATTCACCAATAAGGTTGGTTtagatatacatttgtacacaCATACTGGTTTGAAGCCAGTTACATGTAAATTGTGTGAAAAATCCTTCCTGAATAGTAAACTGTTTGACAAGCACAAATGTAAATACAGCCGACCACTACAAGAAATGAAAGGTATGCGGTTTGAATGTGATATCTGCCAGAAGAGCTTCGGAAACATTGGTACCTTGTTTGTACATAAGCGGGGACATAAAGGTATCAAACCTTACACTTGTGGTCTTTGTTCAAAAACCTTCACTCTGAAACCATCAATGTACAAACATGTGAAATCTCATGGGTCTGATGTCAGATATAAATGCCAGACGTGTGAAGAAATGTTTAGGTCTCCTTGGCATCTGGAAGAACATCTCATGTCACATTTGAATGAGAAAAAGGTGTATAATTGTTCACAATGCACTAAAGTCTACACAAATTATCCTAACTATTGGAGACATGTCAAATCACATTCTATTAAAGGGAAAACCCGTGAAAGAGATCTGCTTAAATCAAAGATCTTGACCACACCTGAAAACATCAGTGGAGAAGGTCTGAAATGTAATGTCTGTATGAAGTCATTTACTTCTGTTGTTGGATTTCAACAGCATATACAACTCCATGGCCCAAAAAGATACCAGTGTACTGAATGTAAGAAAAGGTTTGTTTCCAGGGATTATTTGCAGAATCACCTTCAGTGGTACATTGCAAAATTTGCTCTCGGCCAGACTGTTGCGGGACATATAAAAGTTATTGAAAAGTACAGGGAAAGTAATGATTTGGACATTGATGATTTTCTAGAAATGATCGAAAGTGATGAGGACAATAACTCTATATATAACAATGAAGGAGATCCACAAGGAGAAGAGACATCTAAGACGTACCTATGTGACATGTGTGGAAACTACTTCTTCACCGAAAGGGCCCTGACTAGGCATATCAAGTTCCATAATGATATTCCGTACAAATGCAGTTACTGTGACAAGAAGTTTAGCTTCCGTGCAAACTTAATGCGGCATGAACTTACACATACAGATACTAAAGAATATGAGTGCAACCTCTGCGACAAATCATTTACTCAGAAATCTAGATTAGAAGATCATATCAAATCTCACTCAGCAATCCGTCCGTATCCTTGTAATCTTTGTAATAAGAAGTTTAGTAGGATCTCCAATTTACGAAGACACAAGCAGCTTCATTCTGTTGAGAAAAAGTATGAATGTCCTGAATGTAAGCGAAGGTTTGTCTGTCCACGATACTTGAAGGAGCATGTTATAAATGTTCATACTTCAATGGGAAGGAGAAAACGTGAATGTCCAATCTGTAAAGTAATGCTAAGTGGAAATTCTAACTTGAACCGTCACCTTAATTTACATTATGGAACCAACGATCAAAATAAGAAATTAGAATGTGAAATTTGTCACAAGCGGTTTGAATTTAATAGTGATATGGAAATACATTTGAGATCACATACTGGTGAAAAACCGTTCTATTGTGAAACATGTTCCAAAAGTTTCATGTCCATGTCAAACCTCCGCCGTCACCAGACTACACATGTGCAATCAAAATCTCATGTTTGTGAAATTTGTGGAAAAGCTTTCAAAATTGAGCGATACCTGATAGATCATAGAAAGATACACACCAATCCGTGCAAAGTGACATGTGAAATTTGCAATATGAGTTTttcatcaaatacaaatatgaaacgGCACAAACTTATACACAGTGGAGAGAAACCGTACATTTGTGATATCTGTAACAAAGCATTTCGTAGCAAGCCAGATGTGGAACGACATCGCGGAATTCATTTCAAAGAGAAATCGGAACAATGCCATATCTGTTCTAAGAAATTCAAACATAAAGAACTATTGAGGAGACATTTAGGTAAACATGAACGTGGTGTTCCAACATGTGATGTCTGTGGTAAACAGTTTCCGACAAACTACAAGCTCCATCGTCATCAGCAAACTCATCAGGATAATTTCATATGTAATGTTTGTGAAACTACATTTAAAACAAGCCTCCAGTTACAAAAACATGTGGAAACTCATGACATTGCGGAAATGAGAAAGCTTCTGTTAAATATGGGATCAATGAAAAATACAGGAAACAGTCCGGTAAAAGATTCTAAACCAACAATGAGAATTAAACAAACAGGAACAGTCAAAACTGAACCAAATGCAGCTAATAGTAAGAAGAAATTAACAGTTCAACCTGTATCCATGACAAACTTGCCATTGCTAGCTCCCAATGTTAACTCAGCTGTTACCCCAATCATAACTGTCTCACAGATTCCAATCTCAGGAGCTTTAACTAATGTCATCAGCATCAAAGATATTAGCCAGATAAATATGAACTGA